A section of the Dermacoccus nishinomiyaensis genome encodes:
- a CDS encoding response regulator transcription factor, whose translation MKALIVDESGRTSARLQPALAQEGYVVQAAFQRGEALWLASEAEPDVIVICSARPGTHDVPVVTALRGDGERAPILVMARRGESADLVDVLDAGADDVVTSPVPFAEVAARLRALTRRAPHLVEDELRVGTLRLDRAARVAVRTLDDAATGDAGIDHASIGDALAEPGGATTRDVVSGAQGGEVAIDLTAREYAVLELLMRNAGHVVSRARIVDDVWGGLDAATSNLVDQVVSHLRRKLDRPFGRHDITTVRGVGYRIVDSAAQLDGVVRRAS comes from the coding sequence ATGAAGGCACTCATCGTCGACGAATCCGGCCGCACGTCGGCACGTCTGCAGCCGGCGCTCGCGCAGGAGGGGTACGTCGTGCAGGCGGCCTTTCAGCGCGGCGAAGCGCTGTGGTTGGCGAGCGAGGCGGAACCCGACGTCATCGTCATCTGCAGCGCCCGACCCGGCACGCACGACGTCCCCGTCGTCACCGCCCTGCGCGGCGACGGCGAGCGCGCGCCGATCCTCGTCATGGCTCGCCGCGGCGAATCGGCCGACCTCGTCGACGTGCTCGACGCGGGCGCCGACGACGTCGTCACCTCACCCGTGCCGTTCGCCGAGGTCGCCGCACGCCTGCGAGCCCTGACGCGTAGGGCCCCGCACCTCGTCGAGGACGAACTGCGCGTCGGGACCCTCCGTCTGGATCGCGCGGCGCGCGTCGCCGTCAGAACGCTCGACGACGCCGCCACCGGTGACGCCGGCATCGATCACGCCAGCATCGGTGACGCCCTTGCCGAGCCGGGCGGGGCCACCACCCGCGACGTGGTGAGCGGCGCGCAAGGGGGTGAGGTGGCGATCGACCTCACCGCCCGTGAGTACGCCGTCCTCGAACTGCTCATGCGCAACGCGGGGCACGTGGTGTCACGCGCGCGCATCGTCGACGACGTCTGGGGCGGGCTCGATGCGGCGACGTCGAACCTCGTCGACCAGGTCGTCAGCCATCTGCGGCGCAAGCTCGACCGCCCGTTCGGTCGCCACGACATCACGACGGTGCGTGGCGTCGGCTACCGCATCGTCGACTCAGCCGCTCAGCTCGACGGCGTCGTGCGACGCGCGTCCTGA
- a CDS encoding transglycosylase family protein — MSHSTMNIRHRAAALAGAVAIVGTAGAGLASTASAATGSGAQSTLAAIKFCESSNNYQAQNPSSTASGAYQFLDTTWQGLSAAKGYSKAKYAPASVQDAAALELYNQAGTSSWAASSSCWAT; from the coding sequence ATGTCGCACTCGACCATGAACATCCGTCACCGCGCCGCCGCCCTGGCCGGCGCAGTCGCCATCGTCGGCACCGCAGGCGCCGGCCTCGCGAGCACCGCTTCCGCAGCGACCGGCTCGGGCGCGCAGAGCACGCTCGCCGCCATCAAGTTCTGCGAGAGCTCGAACAACTACCAGGCGCAGAACCCGTCGTCGACCGCCTCGGGCGCCTACCAGTTCCTCGACACGACGTGGCAGGGCCTCTCCGCCGCCAAGGGCTACTCGAAGGCCAAGTACGCGCCCGCGTCGGTGCAGGACGCCGCGGCCCTCGAGTTGTACAACCAGGCCGGCACCTCCTCCTGGGCCGCCAGCTCCAGCTGCTGGGCCACGTAA
- a CDS encoding fatty acid desaturase family protein: MTSVLNALKPGAADSKTARAAAKPDKRTGVLPTHGHLAVRPPTAAHLSDDDVERLGAELDAIRDEVLAERGAKDAAYVKRMVKIQRATELAGRVCMIGSRSKIVWSAGVGLIALGKVLDNMELGHNVLHGQWDWMRDPDIHSTTWEWDFVAPARGWQHTHNDLHHTWTNVIGKDRDVGYNILRVSDDQPWKPRDLANPLVNLVLAPMFEWGIASYDIEWDQYKAGYKSREAVMADIAALRDKAIAMVAKDYVATPLAAATVGALVGKALGRPTNFRSTALRALGGTVAANALRNVWAHAVIFCGHFPDGVDTFDERMIDGETRGDWYIRQMLGSANISGTRTFHTLTGNLSHQIEHHLFPDLPSNRYIEVAPKVREISERYGLPYNTGRFGRQLGSTWKNICVLAVPTRDEWAAYRAG; encoded by the coding sequence ATGACATCCGTCCTCAACGCCCTCAAGCCCGGCGCCGCCGATTCGAAGACGGCCCGCGCGGCCGCGAAGCCCGACAAACGCACCGGCGTCCTGCCGACGCACGGCCACCTCGCCGTGCGCCCGCCGACGGCCGCGCACCTCAGTGACGACGACGTCGAACGCCTCGGCGCCGAACTCGACGCGATCCGTGACGAGGTGCTCGCCGAGCGCGGCGCGAAGGACGCGGCGTACGTCAAGCGCATGGTGAAGATCCAGCGTGCGACGGAACTCGCGGGCCGCGTCTGCATGATCGGCAGCCGCTCGAAGATCGTGTGGAGCGCCGGCGTCGGCCTCATCGCGCTCGGCAAGGTGCTCGACAACATGGAGCTCGGCCACAACGTCCTGCACGGGCAGTGGGATTGGATGCGCGACCCCGACATCCACTCGACGACGTGGGAGTGGGATTTCGTCGCGCCCGCCCGCGGCTGGCAGCACACGCACAACGACCTGCACCACACGTGGACGAACGTCATCGGCAAGGACCGCGACGTGGGCTACAACATCTTGCGCGTCAGCGACGACCAGCCGTGGAAGCCGCGCGACCTCGCGAACCCGCTCGTCAACCTCGTGCTCGCGCCGATGTTCGAATGGGGCATCGCGAGCTACGACATCGAGTGGGATCAGTACAAGGCCGGGTACAAGTCGCGAGAGGCCGTCATGGCCGACATCGCGGCGCTGCGCGACAAGGCCATCGCGATGGTCGCCAAGGACTACGTCGCGACGCCGCTCGCTGCGGCCACCGTCGGCGCGCTCGTCGGCAAGGCCCTCGGACGACCGACGAACTTCCGTTCGACGGCGCTGCGCGCGCTCGGCGGCACCGTCGCGGCGAACGCGCTGCGCAACGTCTGGGCGCACGCCGTCATCTTCTGCGGTCACTTCCCCGACGGCGTCGACACCTTCGACGAACGCATGATCGACGGCGAGACGCGCGGCGACTGGTACATCCGGCAGATGCTCGGCTCGGCGAACATCTCCGGCACCCGCACGTTTCACACGCTGACGGGCAACCTCAGCCACCAGATCGAGCACCACCTCTTCCCCGACCTGCCGAGCAACCGCTACATCGAGGTCGCCCCCAAGGTGCGCGAGATCTCCGAACGCTATGGCCTGCCGTACAACACGGGACGATTCGGGCGTCAGCTCGGCTCGACGTGGAAGAACATCTGCGTCCTCGCAGTCCCGACACGTGACGAATGGGCCGCCTACCGCGCCGGTTGA
- a CDS encoding ferredoxin reductase, with protein sequence MNSALPPRPARSSGTPRRGSLLKRAAWRAAEVFTTPAPPQEFARLFNPLVSSRQLRGVVTAVRHETANSATIEFTPGGTWDAHKAGQYARIGVEIDGVRNWRSYSLVTAEGHDPAITVTAVGRVSSHLVHHTEPGDVLFLAPPQGDFLLPTGPRPLLMLTAGSGLTPVMSMLRTLLPQRRDADVVVIHSSRNSDETLFLDELTQMNDAHHSLTLVHRFTGHEGRLDLATTHDLDTLCPDWRSRKTYVCGPQEMLDDAERLWHSEDLPHELSVERFAPTLFADPDARGGVVTFEKADKEARAEGNTTLLEVGEDAGVLLPSGCRMGICRTCLTPLVSGTVRNLSSGELCSDEGELIQTCISAAVGPVHLDA encoded by the coding sequence GTGAACTCCGCTCTGCCACCGCGCCCTGCCCGCTCGTCAGGCACCCCGCGCCGCGGCTCGCTGCTCAAGCGCGCCGCGTGGCGCGCTGCCGAGGTGTTCACGACGCCGGCGCCGCCGCAGGAGTTCGCGCGCCTGTTCAACCCGCTCGTCTCGAGCCGTCAGCTGCGCGGCGTCGTCACCGCCGTGCGCCATGAGACGGCGAACTCGGCGACGATCGAGTTCACGCCCGGTGGCACGTGGGACGCGCACAAGGCCGGCCAGTACGCGCGCATCGGCGTCGAGATCGACGGGGTGCGCAACTGGCGCTCGTACTCCCTCGTCACCGCCGAGGGCCACGACCCGGCGATCACCGTCACCGCTGTCGGGCGCGTCTCGAGCCACCTCGTGCACCACACCGAGCCCGGCGACGTGCTGTTCCTCGCTCCGCCGCAGGGCGACTTCCTCCTGCCCACCGGCCCGCGCCCCCTGCTCATGCTGACGGCGGGCAGCGGCCTCACGCCCGTCATGTCGATGCTGCGCACCCTGCTGCCGCAGCGGCGCGACGCGGACGTCGTCGTCATCCACTCCTCGCGCAACTCCGACGAGACGCTGTTCCTCGACGAACTCACGCAGATGAACGACGCACACCACAGCCTGACGCTCGTGCACCGCTTCACCGGGCACGAAGGCCGTCTCGATCTCGCGACGACGCATGACCTCGACACGCTCTGCCCCGACTGGCGCAGCCGCAAGACGTACGTCTGCGGGCCGCAGGAGATGCTCGACGACGCCGAACGCCTCTGGCACAGCGAGGATCTGCCGCACGAGCTCAGCGTCGAACGTTTCGCCCCGACCTTGTTCGCCGACCCTGACGCGCGCGGCGGCGTCGTCACGTTTGAAAAGGCCGACAAGGAGGCCCGCGCCGAGGGCAACACAACGCTGCTCGAGGTCGGCGAGGACGCGGGCGTCCTGCTTCCGTCCGGGTGCCGCATGGGCATCTGCCGCACCTGTCTGACGCCGCTCGTCAGCGGGACCGTGCGCAATCTGTCATCGGGCGAACTGTGCTCCGACGAGGGCGAACTCATCCAGACCTGCATCAGCGCCGCCGTGGGCCCGGTCCACCTCGACGCGTGA
- a CDS encoding AraC family transcriptional regulator → MSDYPERHALGRIDVIDLEDLPALSRDVPLDLPSIQAGWPDFEHAFDSLKGRRMMGLVYGGSHIYRMCLIRLDRDAANSLGLDETTIPGGAYLRLRLRGEAPEVYGHIGEAFDVLFGSADHDSSRPQIESYRREGEVDCLLPILA, encoded by the coding sequence ATGAGCGACTACCCAGAACGCCACGCCTTGGGCAGGATCGATGTCATCGACCTCGAGGATCTTCCCGCGCTCAGCCGCGATGTTCCCCTCGACCTGCCGAGCATCCAAGCCGGGTGGCCCGACTTCGAGCACGCCTTCGACTCCCTGAAGGGGCGACGCATGATGGGCCTCGTCTACGGCGGATCGCACATCTACCGCATGTGCTTGATTCGGTTGGATCGCGACGCCGCAAATTCGCTGGGTCTGGACGAGACGACGATCCCGGGTGGCGCCTACCTTCGGCTGCGCCTACGAGGTGAAGCGCCGGAGGTCTACGGGCACATCGGCGAGGCGTTCGACGTCCTCTTCGGCTCGGCAGATCACGACTCGTCCCGTCCGCAGATCGAGAGTTATCGACGTGAAGGCGAGGTCGACTGCCTCCTCCCGATCCTGGCGTAG